A genomic window from Salvia miltiorrhiza cultivar Shanhuang (shh) chromosome 5, IMPLAD_Smil_shh, whole genome shotgun sequence includes:
- the LOC130986532 gene encoding uncharacterized protein LOC130986532, whose amino-acid sequence MEVLIPSQSAPSTPRRLGDYYFSAPTSPSHISQFYNDFDGNLLSPAAVPFDWEEKPGTPKSSSSLVDNGDDFAFDVISQDWDTASLSAEELFDGGVIKPLKPPPRLSGTAASPVRKQRSGARRIIQGAFSPRHTKSRAEMDPFAAAERGRERGVALSRPPSRRAARSFSPIRDHPQYLWGEEEKDQPPQIGKNSSNAVVCAVPSKGQKKWSLKDFFLFRSASEGRAADKDPLKKYTAAFRRSSFRVIDSPGSGPGSRRKGPVSAHELHYTVNRAVSEDLKRKTFLPYKQGILGRLAFNPAVHALANGFGFSRN is encoded by the coding sequence ATGGAGGTGTTGATACCTTCTCAAAGCGCGCCGTCCACCCCCAGGCGTTTGGGCGACTACTACTTCAGTGCTCCCACGAGCCCTTCTCATATCTCTCAATTCTACAACGATTTCGATGGAAATCTCCTCTCCCCTGCGGCGGTGCCGTTTGATTGGGAAGAGAAGCCAGGCACGcccaaatcatcatcatcactcGTTGATAATGGAGATGATTTCGCGTTTGACGTGATCAGCCAAGATTGGGATACGGCGTCTCTCTCCGCGGAGGAGCTCTTCGACGGCGGCGTCATCAAGCCACTCAAGCCCCCGCCGCGGCTGAGCGGAACCGCAGCTTCTCCGGTGAGGAAACAGCGGTCGGGGGCTAGAAGGATAATCCAGGGCGCCTTCTCGCCGCGGCACACGAAGAGCCGCGCGGAGATGGACCCTTTCGCCGCTGcggagagaggaagagagagaggcgtAGCTCTGTCAAGGCCTCCCAGCCGAAGGGCGGCGCGTTCGTTTTCTCCGATAAGAGATCATCCACAATATCTGTGGGGAGAAGAGGAAAAAGATCAGCCGCCGCAAATCGGAAAGAATTCTTCAAACGCGGTTGTTTGTGCGGTGCCGAGCAAAGGGCAGAAGAAATGGAGTCTCAAGGACTTTTTCCTGTTCCGGAGCGCGTCGGAGGGACGCGCCGCTGACAAAGACCCGCTGAAGAAGTACACGGCCGCGTTCAGGCGCTCGAGCTTCAGAGTTATCGACAGCCCCGGTTCAGGACCCGGTTCGAGAAGAAAAGGACCGGTTTCGGCCCACGAGCTGCATTACACTGTGAACCGGGCGGTTTCGGAGGATTTGAAAAGGAAGACGTTTCTGCCGTACAAGCAAGGGATTCTGGGCCGGTTGGCATTCAACCCGGCGGTTCACGCCCTGGCTAATGGCTTCGGTTTTTCTCGTAATTGA